The Cydia splendana chromosome Z, ilCydSple1.2, whole genome shotgun sequence genome window below encodes:
- the LOC134805097 gene encoding putative nuclease HARBI1, whose protein sequence is MEDALNYIFDENNVLDDYEDIERILRAPRVFQIRRSYYFEEYDERAFSTRFRLCKRSALELLTLVERKLEYPSDRNNSLSPINQLLLTLRYYATASHQLTMGDFAGVSRPTANRVIHRVTAALASLSKDFIRFPETPEDIRETQMEFYNIAKFPKVIGALDCTHIKIISPGGNHAETFRNRKGYMSINVQAVCNARLIITDLVARWPGSAHDERIFSASRRNAIFEMGTYNDSLLVADSGYMNRSYLMMPLDRTQTNEEASYNESQIMTRNPIERLFGIWKRRFPVLALGMHVRLKNCLPIIVATAVLHNILQSKGEECPPDDPELELPTPRDAIIEQGRIREQRSLGNARDINPVRRRLINNYFKTLHYL, encoded by the exons atggAAGACGCGTTGAATTATATATTTGACGAAAATAATGTGCTCGACGATTATGAAGATATTGAGCGAATATTACGCGCACCTCGTGTATTCCAAATACGGCGCAGTTACTATTTCGAAGAATATGACGAGAGAGCTTTTTCTACCAGATTTCGTCTATGTAAGCGTAGTGCCTTGGAATTGCTTACTTTAGTTGAAAGAAAGTTGGAATATCCAAGCGATCG gAACAATTCTCTGTCACCTATAAATCAGCTGCTGCTCACTTTGAGATACTATGCCACAGCGAGTCACCAGTTAACTATGGGAGATTTTGCTGGTGTTAGCAGACCTACAGCGAACAGAGTAATCCATCGAGTGACTGCTGCACTGGCCTCTTTAAGTAAGGACTTCATACGGTTTCCAGAAACTCCTGAAGATATCAGAGAAACTCAAATGGAGTTCTATAACATTGCCAAATTTCCCAAAGTGATAGGGGCATTGGACTGTAcccatattaaaattatttcacctGGAGGTAATCATGCAGAAACCTTTAGAAATCGAAAGGGATATATGTCGATAAATGTTCAGGCTGTATGCAATGCCAGACTCATAATCACTGATCTTGTTGCTAGATGGCCAGGTAGTGCTCACGATGAGCGCATTTTCAGTGCATCCCGTAGAAACGCAATATTCGAGATGGGTACATATAACGACTCTCTTCTTGTGGCAGATAGCGGTTACATGAATCGCAGCTATTTGATGATGCCTCTTGATAGAACTCAGACAAATGAAGAGGCATCATACAATGAATCGCAGATAATGACTAGGAATCCAATAGAAAGGTTGTTTGGGATATGGAAGAGACGTTTTCCAGTACTTGCACTAGGAATGCATGTGCGTTTAAAAAACTGCCTACCTATAATTGTTGCCACCGCTGTTCTTCACAATATCCTACAATCCAAAGGAGAAGAATGCCCTCCAGACGACCCTGAGTTGGAACTACCTACTCCAAGGGATGCTATTATAGAACAAGGCAGGATAAGAGAGCAGCGGTCTCTTGGTAATGCAAGAGACATTAACCCAGTGAGGAGaaggttaattaataattattttaaaactttacACTATTTGTAG